The Deltaproteobacteria bacterium DNA segment AGACGACGGAAAAACGCAGTATTCTGTTCGGATGATGTTGACGTGTACCTTCAAAATGAAGGCAGGGAAACGGGTCTGCGCATCCAAGCCTCGTAAGAAGGTTATCGAAGGCATCCAGATGGACATGGGTAAAGATGGCCGTGATGGTATCTCCATGAGCTACATCTTAGAGCCGGCTACAGAGCGGGGCATGGCTTTCAAGCAGTATGATTACGATGAAGCGAAGGATACCTCTGAGCAGTGGATGTATATGCCTGCGCTGAAAAAACTAAAGCGTATTGTCTCCGACTCAAGCAATGGGCCCCGTACCGGTACCCTTTTTGGATCTGAGATTGGCTACGAAGATATTGAGCGTCGTAAGTTGGACGATTATACCTACAAGCTTTTAGGGGAAGACAAAGTCGATGGCCAAGATGTTTATGTTGTGGAGTCCACGCCCACCGCTAAGCACCGGTCACAAACCTCCTACGGCAAAAGTAAATCATGGGTGAATAAATCCAACTACCTGCTTGTGAAGAATGAGCTTTATGACCATCAAGGTGCTTTGGTGAAAACTTTCTTCTTCAAAGATATTCAGCAGGTGGGAGATATCTGGCTTTCGCGCAAGATGGCAGTCGTGAACCATAAGAAAAATCGGATGTCGATGTTTGCCTTGAAGAAGCTGGCGCTAAACCCAGCACTTACTGACGCCATGTTTGATAACCGCGTTCTTGATGATGGTGCTTATCGTGAAAAACTCTTGGCACCGATTCGAGATTTGGCAAAATGAGATTATCTTTTGCTCTCGGTCTAAGCCTGCTTTTGGGGGCTCTGCCCGCGTGGGCCGATGAATTCGACTTTGGCGAGGACTTTGAAGAAGAGTCGGGCTGGTCTTTTCCGCTAAGAGGTTCACTGGGTATTGGCGCAGGTTATCAGGTTGGTGAACCCAAGCAGCTTGTTTCGCTCGAACTTCTTTCCACCTTTGTATTGGAGTGGTCAGGCAGCTGGGGCCGTTTATCCGGTGAAGGTGACGTAGAGCTGAATACCGCTCACTGGATTGAGGGCCGAGATGATGTGGCCAAGGAGTACGCTCTGGTCGCGATTCCTCGTTCCCTTAGT contains these protein-coding regions:
- a CDS encoding outer membrane lipoprotein-sorting protein; amino-acid sequence: MFSTTIGLVALLALSAPSGRDIVDSMDKVDDGKTQYSVRMMLTCTFKMKAGKRVCASKPRKKVIEGIQMDMGKDGRDGISMSYILEPATERGMAFKQYDYDEAKDTSEQWMYMPALKKLKRIVSDSSNGPRTGTLFGSEIGYEDIERRKLDDYTYKLLGEDKVDGQDVYVVESTPTAKHRSQTSYGKSKSWVNKSNYLLVKNELYDHQGALVKTFFFKDIQQVGDIWLSRKMAVVNHKKNRMSMFALKKLALNPALTDAMFDNRVLDDGAYREKLLAPIRDLAK